The following are from one region of the Candidatus Latescibacter sp. genome:
- the era gene encoding GTPase Era, translated as MSENKTPSNEKKRHKCGFAAIVGLPNAGKSTLVNRYLKEKISIVSPKPQTTRSNVTCILSTEAYQVVFIDTPGLLKPRYRMQEVMAAFVAAAANEADVLLAIIDASRFKGEFPPALVKFAEKVRSKNVTVALNKIDLMKKAALLEIIARTSGLFPGAEIIPISALEGDGTDELFTVILDNLPEGPSLFPEDIISSEPERFFVSELIREAIFITMKEEIPYASAVIIDSFEEKAESDVIIASILVEKESQKPILIGKNGSMIKTIGTKARLGIEEFLGRKVYLDLHVKVRRDWRSSDVYLREIGLIRR; from the coding sequence ATGTCCGAGAATAAAACGCCTTCCAATGAAAAAAAACGTCACAAATGCGGATTCGCAGCTATTGTCGGACTTCCGAACGCCGGGAAATCCACCCTGGTTAATCGCTATTTGAAAGAAAAGATTTCCATCGTTTCCCCCAAACCCCAGACCACACGCTCCAATGTAACCTGTATTCTCTCGACCGAAGCATACCAGGTTGTTTTTATCGATACTCCCGGACTCTTGAAGCCGCGCTACCGCATGCAGGAAGTCATGGCCGCCTTTGTCGCCGCGGCTGCAAATGAGGCGGATGTCCTTCTGGCGATCATCGATGCCTCGCGGTTCAAAGGTGAGTTCCCCCCGGCACTGGTCAAATTTGCGGAAAAGGTCCGTTCGAAAAATGTTACTGTGGCACTGAACAAAATCGACCTGATGAAGAAGGCCGCTCTCCTTGAAATTATCGCCCGGACCAGCGGGCTTTTCCCCGGGGCGGAGATTATTCCCATCTCGGCGCTCGAAGGCGATGGAACGGATGAACTGTTCACTGTTATCCTCGACAATCTGCCGGAAGGCCCCAGTCTTTTTCCGGAAGACATAATTTCCAGCGAGCCGGAGAGATTTTTCGTATCTGAGCTGATCCGTGAGGCGATTTTCATCACCATGAAAGAGGAAATTCCCTATGCTTCGGCAGTGATCATCGACAGCTTCGAAGAGAAAGCTGAAAGCGATGTGATAATCGCCTCGATTCTGGTGGAAAAGGAATCGCAGAAACCCATCCTGATCGGGAAAAACGGCTCCATGATCAAAACTATCGGAACAAAAGCAAGACTGGGTATAGAAGAGTTTCTGGGCAGGAAAGTGTATCTTGACCTCCATGTGAAAGTCCGCAGGGACTGGCGCTCCAGCGATGTCTATTTACGGGAAATAGGATTGATAAGGAGATAA
- the purD gene encoding phosphoribosylamine--glycine ligase, which produces MNILVVGGGGREHALAWKLAQSDLVGKLYAAPGNPGISEYAVCVPLKVEDVTGIAKFAVSESINLAAVGPEIPLCMGITDILEEAGIAVFGPSFRAAAIEGSKVFSKNLMRKYNIPTAAFEVFTLYDDAVSYARALGDDMWVKASGLAAGKGAVYASDPDVAERIIRGMMVESMFGESGYEVVIEDNMRGEEASIFAVCDGKTFKTLVSSQDHKRILDGDSGPNTGGMGAYAPAPVIDRNMMRRIEREIIQPTLDGMAAEGIPYRGLLYAGVMITASGPRVVEYNCRFGDPESQAVLPLLKGDLAEIMLSSAQGDLSGVEVGAKTGSALCVVMASGGYPGTCRKGFPVSGLKEAGEEKNVKVFHAGTALEESRIVTAGGRVLGVTAWSDSLLEARNCAYSAVDKISFQDAFYRKDIGYRALQKQDTEDRSQKSE; this is translated from the coding sequence TTGAATATTCTGGTGGTAGGCGGCGGGGGACGGGAACATGCACTTGCCTGGAAACTGGCCCAGAGCGACCTGGTTGGAAAATTGTATGCAGCCCCCGGGAATCCGGGCATTTCAGAATATGCAGTATGTGTTCCTCTCAAGGTTGAAGATGTTACAGGTATAGCGAAGTTTGCGGTATCCGAAAGTATCAACCTGGCAGCGGTAGGACCGGAGATTCCCCTTTGCATGGGGATCACCGATATTCTCGAAGAAGCGGGAATTGCAGTGTTCGGGCCGTCTTTCCGTGCTGCGGCGATTGAAGGCTCCAAGGTTTTCTCGAAAAATCTCATGCGAAAATACAATATCCCGACCGCCGCGTTCGAAGTATTCACTCTCTATGATGACGCTGTTTCCTATGCGCGCGCGCTCGGAGATGACATGTGGGTCAAGGCAAGCGGGCTTGCCGCCGGTAAGGGTGCGGTGTATGCCTCTGATCCTGATGTAGCAGAAAGGATCATCCGGGGCATGATGGTGGAAAGCATGTTCGGGGAATCCGGCTACGAGGTGGTCATCGAGGACAATATGCGGGGCGAGGAAGCTTCAATTTTTGCGGTCTGCGACGGGAAAACGTTCAAAACGCTGGTCTCCTCGCAAGATCATAAGCGCATCTTGGACGGCGACTCCGGTCCGAATACCGGCGGCATGGGCGCCTATGCTCCCGCACCGGTAATCGACCGGAACATGATGCGCCGCATCGAACGGGAAATCATTCAGCCCACCCTGGATGGCATGGCGGCGGAAGGAATCCCCTACAGGGGTCTTTTATATGCAGGCGTAATGATCACAGCGAGCGGTCCACGGGTGGTTGAATACAACTGCCGCTTCGGAGACCCCGAAAGCCAGGCGGTGCTTCCGCTCCTCAAAGGCGACCTTGCCGAGATCATGCTGTCTTCGGCGCAGGGCGATCTTTCCGGTGTTGAGGTCGGAGCAAAAACGGGTTCCGCACTCTGTGTGGTTATGGCTTCGGGAGGGTATCCAGGAACCTGCCGGAAAGGATTTCCGGTGAGCGGTTTGAAAGAAGCGGGTGAGGAGAAAAACGTTAAGGTTTTCCATGCCGGGACTGCCCTTGAGGAAAGCAGGATAGTGACTGCCGGCGGTAGGGTGCTGGGTGTCACCGCATGGAGTGACTCGTTACTCGAAGCTAGAAACTGCGCCTATAGCGCAGTTGATAAAATTTCATTCCAGGATGCTTTCTACCGTAAGGATATCGGGTACAGGGCGTTACAAAAGCAGGATACAGAAGACAGAAGTCAGAAGTCAGAATAG
- the purE gene encoding 5-(carboxyamino)imidazole ribonucleotide mutase: MPLVAVVYGSASDEGVMQGAFDTLAEFGIEYEKLVISAHRQPEKTAEFARNAKEKGIKVIIAGAGLAAALPGVIASQTILPVIGVPIGGGPLNGIDALYSIVQMPRGVPVAAVGISNAQNAALLAVAILAAGDEHLSKKLTDYRTRMKS; encoded by the coding sequence ATGCCGCTGGTAGCCGTTGTGTATGGGAGCGCTTCCGATGAGGGGGTTATGCAGGGGGCGTTCGATACGCTTGCCGAATTTGGAATCGAGTATGAAAAACTGGTTATCTCCGCGCACCGTCAGCCGGAAAAAACTGCGGAATTCGCCCGTAACGCTAAAGAAAAAGGGATAAAAGTGATTATCGCAGGTGCAGGACTGGCTGCAGCGCTTCCCGGGGTAATCGCTTCGCAGACCATCCTGCCGGTTATCGGCGTGCCCATCGGAGGAGGCCCCCTGAACGGGATCGACGCCCTCTATTCCATCGTTCAGATGCCCAGGGGGGTTCCTGTGGCAGCAGTGGGAATCTCCAATGCGCAGAATGCGGCCCTCCTGGCGGTTGCGATACTCGCCGCAGGGGATGAACACCTTTCAAAAAAATTGACCGATTACCGTACCAGAATGAAGTCATGA
- a CDS encoding L-threonylcarbamoyladenylate synthase, translating to MNRTSHLQIQRAAAILKNGGIIVYPTETVYGIGCDPLMEEAVEQIRRLKQRESSKAMLLLADSLEMVESVTGTLDPMARRLGEHFWPGPVTMILKPFKKLPPYLFGSSGGVAFRVTSHRLAASIIHEFGRPIISTSANITGQTPVVSYEQAAEKFFGKVDLILENPEPLSGEPSAVIDITSGRVEIIRPGGIDFKEVQEVAVHDPAQ from the coding sequence ATGAACAGGACTTCTCACTTGCAAATTCAGCGCGCTGCTGCGATACTGAAAAACGGCGGCATCATCGTTTATCCTACCGAGACCGTGTACGGGATCGGCTGCGATCCGCTCATGGAGGAAGCCGTTGAACAAATCCGGCGCCTCAAACAGCGCGAGAGCTCGAAAGCCATGCTTCTCCTGGCTGATTCTCTCGAAATGGTGGAGAGTGTGACCGGCACTCTTGACCCTATGGCGCGCCGTCTGGGAGAGCATTTCTGGCCGGGACCGGTCACCATGATCCTCAAACCCTTTAAGAAGCTGCCCCCATATCTTTTCGGCTCCTCCGGCGGTGTGGCGTTCAGGGTTACTTCGCACCGTCTGGCGGCATCCATCATTCATGAATTTGGGAGGCCGATAATTTCCACCAGCGCCAATATTACCGGTCAGACGCCTGTTGTTTCTTATGAGCAGGCGGCAGAGAAATTCTTCGGAAAAGTAGATCTGATTTTGGAAAACCCCGAGCCGCTTTCAGGAGAACCGAGCGCTGTTATCGATATCACTTCCGGCCGGGTTGAAATCATCCGGCCCGGGGGCATTGATTTTAAGGAAGTCCAGGAGGTTGCAGTACATGATCCGGCGCAGTAA
- a CDS encoding transglutaminase-like domain-containing protein yields the protein MIRRSKINLILLISAVVWLMVMGRIYMVHYVKKGDPELGYFSSDVKFDSETKQYFSVYKDGRKIGYKTETQFSYPNLKIFREETVLKMYESGISREIFIQSTTGIDSATLAAKLINCRIQSGSHVYLFNGEVKGDSLLIDVKKNNESPWRRGYFPVDGTITSGAALPYIMHRMADDTLTVSLFDPVVFMPCMVGITRLGKDFQLIGGKRYNLDRYMLDFGKRKVYAWLDSTGKSVKSEGMHLFGEGVGAFTVEKSLDRNLFMLPVVSALGKDVVDSMKVYPDRDIPNPRRLNYLKIELDGIRAANIDVSSSNKEVVSLNPVIFGIYRSPLKREGNMFAKPASEVKDTTVVGISDYIQSKDARIIRAAKNIVKAETDTLAMARAINRWVFTLMRKDPGIHISRSIDILRNMKGGWDEHTKLFTALSRSIGIPARINIGLVYDNASFRYHSWPSVFTNGAWHDFDPWFGQDEADASHVTLIQGDFERLVELMRLSNRISIKVLEYR from the coding sequence ATGATCCGGCGCAGTAAAATAAACCTTATCCTCCTGATTTCTGCGGTTGTCTGGCTGATGGTCATGGGCCGCATCTATATGGTACACTATGTTAAGAAAGGAGACCCGGAGCTGGGATATTTCAGCTCTGATGTGAAATTCGATTCGGAGACCAAGCAGTATTTCAGCGTATACAAAGACGGGAGAAAAATCGGGTACAAAACTGAGACCCAGTTCAGCTATCCGAATCTGAAAATCTTCCGTGAGGAAACCGTGCTGAAAATGTATGAATCGGGCATTTCACGAGAGATTTTTATCCAGAGCACAACCGGGATCGACTCTGCGACCCTTGCCGCCAAACTCATAAACTGCCGCATTCAATCCGGGTCGCATGTTTATCTGTTCAATGGGGAAGTCAAGGGGGACAGCCTGCTCATCGATGTGAAAAAGAATAATGAATCCCCCTGGCGGAGAGGTTATTTCCCGGTGGATGGGACGATCACTTCAGGCGCAGCGCTCCCCTATATCATGCATCGCATGGCCGACGATACGCTTACAGTAAGTCTCTTCGATCCGGTGGTATTCATGCCCTGTATGGTCGGGATTACCCGTCTGGGAAAAGATTTCCAGTTGATCGGGGGGAAAAGGTACAATCTGGACAGATACATGCTGGATTTCGGAAAACGGAAGGTTTACGCCTGGCTCGATTCAACCGGCAAATCGGTAAAATCCGAAGGAATGCATCTGTTTGGCGAAGGAGTAGGAGCTTTTACCGTAGAAAAATCTCTTGACCGCAACCTGTTCATGCTGCCGGTAGTAAGCGCCTTGGGAAAGGATGTGGTGGACAGCATGAAAGTATACCCAGACCGTGATATTCCGAACCCTCGCCGGCTGAATTACCTTAAAATCGAACTTGACGGCATCCGCGCCGCGAATATCGACGTATCTTCATCCAACAAGGAAGTTGTTTCCCTTAATCCGGTTATTTTCGGGATTTACCGTTCTCCGTTGAAAAGGGAAGGAAATATGTTCGCTAAACCTGCCTCGGAGGTGAAAGACACTACGGTAGTAGGTATAAGCGATTACATCCAGTCGAAAGATGCCCGCATAATCCGCGCAGCGAAAAACATCGTTAAAGCGGAAACAGACACTCTGGCAATGGCGCGAGCAATCAATCGATGGGTATTTACCCTGATGAGGAAAGACCCGGGTATTCATATTTCACGCTCGATCGATATTCTACGGAACATGAAAGGCGGCTGGGATGAGCATACCAAGCTGTTTACCGCTCTCTCCCGGTCAATCGGCATTCCCGCCCGGATTAATATCGGATTGGTCTACGACAATGCCAGTTTCAGGTATCATAGCTGGCCTTCGGTTTTCACGAACGGAGCCTGGCATGATTTCGATCCCTGGTTCGGCCAGGATGAAGCGGATGCCTCGCATGTCACGTTAATCCAGGGAGATTTCGAGCGATTGGTTGAATTAATGCGGCTGTCTAATCGTATATCAATAAAAGTGCTGGAGTACAGGTAA
- a CDS encoding ABC transporter ATP-binding protein codes for MENPIISIEGVTKLYGSLAAISNLTLEVARGEFFGYLGPNGSGKTTTIKSIIGLVRPNKGRILVDGIDVAEDPIAVRSIIGFVPDTPFIYGKLTAREFLRFVGGLYRMEKDDMESRIEWLAVTFQMAGWIDRRTEEYSHGMKQKVVMAAAFLHRPKLIIVDEPMVGLDPQSARLVKDMLILIREHGATVFISSHDLSVVQELCQRMAILYKGSIVAEGALDDLLKQAEMEGGSLENLFLKLTGNDSKAVYME; via the coding sequence ATGGAAAACCCGATTATCAGCATCGAAGGAGTTACCAAGCTCTATGGTTCTCTCGCCGCCATCTCCAATCTCACACTGGAGGTGGCAAGAGGTGAGTTCTTCGGCTACCTGGGTCCGAACGGATCCGGAAAAACCACTACTATCAAATCGATTATCGGCCTGGTGCGTCCCAACAAAGGCCGTATTCTGGTGGATGGGATCGATGTGGCTGAGGACCCGATTGCGGTGCGGTCGATTATCGGCTTTGTGCCGGATACACCGTTCATCTACGGCAAGCTGACAGCCCGGGAATTTTTACGGTTTGTCGGCGGGCTTTACCGTATGGAAAAAGACGACATGGAGAGCCGCATCGAGTGGCTTGCCGTTACTTTTCAGATGGCGGGCTGGATAGACCGCCGTACCGAGGAATACTCTCACGGCATGAAACAGAAAGTGGTTATGGCTGCCGCATTCCTGCACCGGCCGAAACTTATCATTGTGGATGAGCCTATGGTCGGTCTCGATCCGCAGAGCGCACGGCTGGTAAAGGACATGCTGATTCTTATCAGAGAGCACGGCGCCACGGTATTCATTTCCTCTCACGATCTTTCCGTGGTGCAGGAACTCTGCCAGCGCATGGCAATTTTATATAAAGGAAGCATTGTCGCGGAAGGCGCCCTTGATGATCTCCTTAAACAGGCGGAGATGGAAGGGGGGA